The genomic stretch acaaaacaacaacaacatatacaaaTAGTCTCACGTACCTATCAACGTGGATAtgcagttggaaaaaaaaagtacatgtgtGCATAGATATGCTGTTCAGtgaattgtttcttcttttgttgttgttgttgtttttaatacacGGAGAAATTCAAGTTCAGGacgcatttttttcttctaaagtaCATGTGTCCATAGATAtgctgttataaaaaaaaaacaaccgataaTACACGGAGAAATTCAAGTCCAAGATCAATAAAACGTGTACTGGAGCAAGCAGGATTCACAACATAGCCTAACATACCCaagcaacacaaatacaaataagcgtGAATATGCCAAACATTTAAACACAAAAAAGTACCTGTATTGCTGGACGCTGTGGTCTGTCCAGCTGCCTGCGTCATGGCGTTCTTGACCATCCTGATGACGCAGATGGCCAGAACCATGGCCGTGAGGGCCACTGACGTGGCCATGGCCGTTCCCACGATCAGACCGAGCTCTGCCGTATCAATTCCGTCGTcgctgttgttatcgttattgttatcgttgttgttgttgttgctgctgggtgGGCTGGTAGGATGGCTGGGCGTGGTTGACTGAAAAGACGGGggcgtgttgggggagggggttgtgggtgggggtgtaggtggagacgaggtggtggtggtggtggtggtgatggcttgGGACGTCGACGAAGTGCTTTGAGAGTGAGATGACGGCGCGAGAGGGGTAGAGACTGTCGTGTGAGCACCTGAAAGCGTTGAAGTCAGCAGGAAAGACAACGTCGTTGGTGTTGAAGGAGATGCGGTCTTCGCTGGCGTaagagtggtggtggtcgtcgtcgtcgcttgCTGCGTGGACGTTGATGGCgatgtctgtgttgtctgggtaCCGGGGGTACTGGTTCTGGAACTGCTCGAACTTGGCacagtggtggtcgtggtgatggctTGCAGTGCCAGAGTGCTGCTGTGCGCGGAAGAGGCAGCCGGCCCCGTGGTCACCGCCGCAGTTCCTGTGGTTGGGGTTTGAGACTGAGAAGGTGTGGAAGTGTTTTgttcctttgttgctgttgtcgtagttgttgttggcGTGCTGAGTGTTGAAAGTGTGGCTGAGGATGGCgatgtggaggtgatggtggtggtaattgaaGCAGTCGTTGGTGTAgcaggggtggtagtggtggtaggtgTCGTGAGAATTGTCGCGATGGTTGTAGTAGGAGTTGTGCTGGTAGGaggagctgtggtggtggtggttgtgatggatgtagtagtagtagtagtggcggtgggtgtcgtggtggtggtggtggtggtggtggtagaggcaCACAGGTTCTCAATGTCCCCCAAAGagtcccccatccctcttccggtGCTTCCGCACGTGGGCTCGCTGCTCCCAGCACTCCCGGACAAAAACTGAGACAGCCACAGGGAGTCAcatccacactcccaccccaccagCCCCGCCAGCGACAGCCTCGTCCCGGCGGACAACGCCGGGTCCACATCCGCCGGAAGTGACGTCAGCTCAGTACCGCGAAGATCGAAAACCCCGCTGACTGATGTTCCAGTAAACGCTCCGGCCTCCACGGTCTTCATGGGGTTGTTAGCTAGGTTGAGGCTCCGGATGTTCAGGCCTGAGGCCTCCCCGGATCCGATTGTGGCGATGAGGTTGTCCGAGAGATACAGAGCTCCAATCTGCCTGGGCAGAGTCTTCAAGGCCTGTGGAATGTAGAAGACCTGTGTCATTATCAAggtatcaacaaccatctacctggagATCTAATcttcagccccatccacatgttgtgtgtgtgtgtgtgtgtgtgtgtgtgtgtgtgtgtgtgcgcgtgcgtgtgtgtgtgtgtgtgtgtgtgtatttgtgtgtgtgtgtgtgtgtgtgtgtgcagtgcgtgcatgtgtaagtatgcacaaggttgtttttttttatatattgatatgcacttgtatgtatcctaattcctactgtatctgtgtttgtgtaatattttcgatttatgttcgtaccttgttatgtactatcccccgccccaatattccttgtgaccccggtacacttggtaataaagacattctattctgttctattgtaaGGTAGGGCAAGGCATTCCTAGACAAGGCGAACCAAGGCAATGTCGTATATGGAACTTTTttttcacagattctttcatttctgggtaaattttcgaaaaaaaaaaaaaaaaaaaaaaaaagaaattcatgtgtggtgttgTAATGCAGCACACAAAAAATTGCACGAGACTCACAGTCGATGAATATTATTgcacaaaaaaagacatgaaGCGCTTAAATTCTAACTTGGTGTAAACCTCATATGCAGCAGTTATCACAACCATACACATTCCATGTTCGCAGTGTCACAGCAATGCAATACGAATACATAAAATGCTTTAGTGCTAAGTTACTGTAAACCTCGCATTCAGTAACCACTACACAAGCAGTGAGCACAGCAACAGAACAGACATAGATATCATACAGAAATTAAAACAGACATACATGATTAAAACGAACCTGttccacagttgttgttttttggagtcAATACACAGAATAGaatgcacacacggacacacacacacacacacacacacacacacacacacacacgcacgcacgcacacacacaaataccccccgccccaccaccaccagaacaaacacacacacacacataccacacacacgcacacacacacacacacataccacacacacacacacacataccacacacacacacacacactctctctctctctctctctctctctctctctctctccacatccccccacccgtcgcacacactcacaccccccacacccacacacacccacacgcacacacacccacacacacacacacacacacacacacacacaccccccacatctcccctccaccccccccccccacacacacacaccccacatcccaacacccacacaaacacacacacaacccccgccccaccccctccccaccccccctccccccacccaacgcccacaaacaccacatccccaacacacacacacacacacacacacacacacacacacacacacacaaacaaacaaacaaacacacacacacacacacacacacacacacacacacaacccgcgccccccctcttctccccacccccaccccctccccccacccaacccccacaaacaccacatccccaacacacacacacacacacacacacacacacacacacacacacacacaaacacacccctcccacacacacacccacacacctccccaggAAATCTCCTCAGCAGGTTGCTGGACAGCTGAAAGGCCAGGAGACTGGAGTTGGTGAAGGCGTGAGGGCCGATGAGGGAGAGGTGGTTGTGGTCCATGATGAGGGAGGTCATAGGCAGCCCGGTGAGGAAGCCGTCGGGCAGTCGAGGTGATGAGGTTGTAGGACAGCTTCAGGGACCTCAGTGACGTCAGGGGTCTGAAGCAGCTGGGGCTGAGGGTGGCTGCAGGGAACAGGCACAGGGTGCAGCAGGTTGAGGAAGGGTTAACGATATGACGATAATTATATATACAGGAAGGAAGAACGAGACTGGATTGAAGGAGAGAAGGGGTTAATGAATGGTTAGGGACTCAGAACtcacagcaatttttttttttaaatcaagacaTTGTTAATGATAACGAGAGTTATAAGTCCGAACTCTAAATCAAGAAATAGTTAATGCTAACGAGAGCTATAAGTCAGAACTCTAAATCAAGACATTGTTAATGATAACGATAGAGATATATTCAATCAATTAatataattaaataaaaaatcaagatagatagataacgatATCGAAAGTTTTAACTAGAACTCAGATCTATAAAAATCAAGACAGAAAAGTGAATGATAACTGAGTTTTAACTCAGACTCAATGAGCAGAGAAGTTAAGATAACGAGAGTTTTAATTCCGAACTCAGAGctttaaaaaacaaattaaagatCCCGATAGAGTAATGATAACGAGAATTTTAGCTCGAATCcggctaaaaaaaacaagaatcaaGACTAGGTAATGAGAAGAAGGTTAACAGAACTTTgactaaacaaaaataaaatatcaagGAGAGGGATAGATAACGAGAGATTCAACAGAAAGGAGCTGGCAATATAATGAAGATGGATAGATATGAACCGAGTGTTTATACTAAAAAAAATCAGAGCTGAAATGATCAAGTCATCAGAATGATAACGAGAGTTTTAATCAACCGATTAAAAAAATCAAGACATATGAGCTATAAGTCAGAACTCTAAATCAAGACATAGTTAATACTAACGAGAGCTATAAGTCAAGTCAGAACTCTAAATCAAGACATAGTTAATGATAACGAGAGTTATAAGTCATAACTTTAAATCAAGACATTGTTAATGATAACGAGAGCTTTAACTAAGAgctcaaagcaaacaaacagtgaCGTCAGGGGTCGGGAGCAGCCTAGGACTGAGGGTGGCTGCGGGGAACAGGACTGGGTGCAGCGGGTGATGAGGGGTTAACGATATAACGATATacacaggaagaaagagatactcTGGATCAAAGACAGGGTTAAGGGTTAATGAATGATGAAGAACTCAGAACACAGAGCAAAAAATGCATAAATGAAATAGATGaatatatcaatcaattaattaataatcaaacaaataatcaagatagatagataacgatATCGAAAGTTTTAACCTAGAACTCAGATCTATAAAAGAATCAAGAGAGATTGTGAATGATAACTCGAGTTTTAACTCAGAACTCAAGAGTCAGAGAAGTCAAGATGATAACGAGAGTTTTAATTCAGAACtcagagctttaaaaaaaaaaaaaaaaaaatcccgatagagagataatgataacgaGAATTTTAGCTCAGAACTCacggctaaaaaaaacaaaaatcaagacaTAATGTAGATAATGAGAACGAGAGTTTTAACTCAGAACtttgagctaaaaaaaaaaaaaaatcaagagataAGATAACGAGAGTTTCAACTCAGAAATCGGAGCTGGACAATAtaatgacagatagatagataatgatacCGAGTGTTTATACTAAAAAAGAATCAGAGCTGAAAAGATCAAGACATACAGATAATGATAACGAGAGTTTTAACTCAACTCAGAgtttaaaaaaatcaagacaTATAGATGATGATAACGAGAGTTTTAACTCAGAACTGAGAgcttaaaaaaaatcaagacatacAGATAATGATAACGAGAGTtttaactcagaactcagagctaaaaaaaaaaatcaagacaaacAGATCATGATAATGAGAGTTTTAACTCAGAACTAAGAGTTTAAAAAATCAAGATATATGGATGATCATAACTAGAGCtttaactcagaactcagagttaaaagaaaaatcaAGACATACAGATAATGATAACGAGAGTtttaactcagaactcagagctaAAAAAAATCAAGGCAAACAGATAATGATAACGAGAGTTTTAACTCAGAAATAAGAGTTAAAAAAATCAAGATATATGGATGATGATAACGAGAGTTTTAACTCAGTACtcaagagtttaaaaaaaatcaagacatatagatgatgataacgagagttttaactcagaactcagagctaaaaaaaaaaaatcaagacatacAGATAATGATAACGAGAGTTTTAACTCAGAACTAAGAGTTAAAAAAATCAAGACATATGGATGATGATAACTAGAGCtttaactcagaactcagagttaaaagaaaaatcaAGACATACAGATAATGATAACTAGAGTtttaactcagaactcagagttaaaaaaaatcaagacatgaTAAAAGTTTTTAATGACTCAGAActcagagctaaaaaaaaaaaaaagataagacttAAAGATAATGATAACTACACTTAATTCATAACTAAGAGCAAAGAAATATCAAGATAAAGAGATAATCATAACGAGAGTTTTCACCCAGAACTCAGAGCTAAATACAAAAATCAAGAGAGATAGCAATTAATAACGCGAGTTTTAGCTCAGTACTCAGAGCTAAAAGGCATGTAGATAAGAATAAAGTTTTGACCCTACTACAAACatgtttttaagatttttttttttttttaaacagaatcaGCAACATCCGTGGATGATACGCGCAGTAAAGTCATTAATTTCCATTCGACCCAGCCAGTCtaacaagaagaaggaataagTACTAACTTGGCATTCGGAACAATACTGCAGTTGTTCTAAATGTTTTGATTCAAGGAACCAGATGATTTTAAGTCtttgaaagaacaaaaaacaaaaacactagaGCAACGACAATCTTGAGGACAACAACAATCTAGAGCTTATGTCATGCCCTTTCATGTAATATATACCATCAAAAAAAAACGCAAGGGTGAAATGTACACAAGCtattcgataaaacaaacaagaaaaaaaaaaaacagtatcagtatcagtatcagtagctcaagaaggcgttactgtgttcagtcaaatccattgCAGGagcaatattactactactacttctgctagtaactgtgaaaataataataataataataatagtaataataattgtaCGCGCGTCCAATAAGGAAATTATGCCTTCGCACATTTCCTCACAATGAATAATTATGATTTTATGTGGTAACGGATCACTCTCGCGACGATTTCTTACGACGCTATGGTAAAATTGTAACCCAAAGATGGAATTTAacgaataatacaataataataataataatggtgatgataatgttggcagcaacagcagcagcagcagtgacagtagcgacaaagagaaaatgaacccaaagaaacaaatttctaattgtaaaaaaaaaaagaaaaaaaaaaaaagaaagaaaaaagcgttGCTACGTACCTATAGAATTGTTCGTCAAGTCCAGAACAGCCAACGATCCCAACCCGGTGAACGTCCCGTCAGTCAGGTCCGACAACCGGTTGTCCTTGAGAAGCAGACGAAAGAGGGCGCCCGCCTCTTGGAAAACCCCATCCTCCAACGATTCCAGAAGGTTCCCGGACAGATCCAGCGTGCTGAGCTTGCCCAGACCTGCCAGACCTCCAGACAGGAGGGTCCGAACGGAAGTCCCCGTGATGGCCAAATCCGTCAGGAGAGTCACGTCCGCGAAAGCGTGGTCTTGGACGCTCTGGTAGTCTCCCAGCCCAGAGAGATGCAgagtggtgagggaggtgaggtTGTGGAAGTGGTCTCTTGCGATGACGCTTCCGCAGGAGGTAGAGGTGCTGTAGAAGCTGAggtaggtgggaggggtggggaggtaggggagggtcTGTGGACAGAGCGGGGAGGTCTGGGTGCAGGTGATCTTCTCCGGGGACTGGCACGTGCAGTCCTGGAGCGCTGGGGTGCATTGGGCggcgtgggtggtgggtaggagaAGGAGctgtagtagaagaagtagtggtagtagtagtagtagtagtggttgttgttgtagatttcgtgagagagtgagggtgagggtgaggtggggggcggtgggtttCTGGGTGTTGAGGGTCTGTGTGACGACGGTCATTTTGTGTGtagttcttttatttttcttttctttctttctttttcttactttctttctcttctttctgttcttcttcttttttttctttctttctttctttctttcttctttctttgtgtttttctcgttttctttcttttctgtcttttatctgtctgggttttttttttcttcttatatttctttttttcttctttctttctttctttctctcctttctgttttttttttctttttctctctctttctttctttctttctttcttgctgctttcttttcttttttctcctttctgttttaaTCACCAATCATTTCAAGAGCTGCTATTCCTCTGAACtcttgtgttgtctgttttaATCACCGATAATTTCAATAGCTGCTGCTATTCCTCCtatctctgtgttgtctgtttgggtttttggttgttgtttgtttggttttttgggtttttttttctgattgccgATTGCACATTAACGTGTGAATGTTTCGATCAGCTGAACAAACGAAATGAACGAATAGATAAGTCCGTCAGTCTTTCACAACAGTTCTTTTGTGGATCATCCCCCTTGTTGGTGTGAGgtaggttttcttttctttttttcttttttttttttttcttttttttcttacagtgTCAGGTATATtgcttttcttttgatttttcttttttgttttctttcttttcttttttccttcttcgtaATGtcagatgtgttgttgttttttctttctttttttttcttttcttttctcttctgaacttttattttattttattttgcttcgattttgtttcgtttccagCCGCGATACACAaagcgtgttttgtttgtttgtttttgttgttgttgttcttcttcttccttttttctttctttctttcttctttcttctactttcttcttcttctttttttccttcttcttcttcttcttcttttccttcttcttttccttcttcttcttcttcttcttcttcttcttcttcttcttttccttcttcttcttcttcttcttttccttcttcttcttcttttccttcttcttctccttcttcttcttcttctccttcttcttcttcttctacttcttttccttcttctacttcttcttccttgctGCTTTTTTCTCTCCAAGACTGATCCGGCGAACTGTCAGTTTCTCAAAATTCTTGGGTTTCCACTTAATTCCAAATGTTTTCAATTACTTTTCGTTTCAGAAGAATGAAAGCTTCTGCCCGTGGTTCTTTTGtcgtctgcttcttctgcttctctttcttcttcttctgcttcttctttttctatttcttcttcttcgtcttctttttcttctctttcttcttcttctgcttcttctttttctctttcttcttcttctgcttcttctttttctctttcttcttcttctgcttctttttctctttcttcttcttcttcttttccttcttcttctctttcttctttttctctttcttcttcctctgcttcttcttttttttgtttcacaaccgatgccaccaacacacacacacacacagagaacagtcaCTTCGATTCCCACTTCTGATGATGTTGAAAGTTTGGaactgccttctttttttttttctttcttgctacAATAGATGATGctttcttgttattttatttttttttgccctGAGGATTTCTCCCCAGAATCACAATATTTTGGTCTTTGGTGACTTGGAAGTTTGTAGTTTGATTGTGAGGTTGAGAATGGTTGTAAGGTACTTAGTTTGCAGTCCTTGTCTTCTGGAATGAAGcggatgtgtacgtgtgtgtgggtgtgtgtgtgttccttgacgTTTATATAGGACCGTGCATTCCGGATATGGtgaaaaaaaagtgggaggggCCTGGGTGACGTGATAGCTGTCTATCTTTGTcaatttctctgcctctgtctctctgtctctgtcactgtctctctcttctctctgtctctgtctctctgtctctgccactgtctctctctcttctctctgtctctctctgtctctgtccgtgtctctgtctctctatcacacacacgcactcacacgcacacaaacacacacacacacacacacacacacacacacacacacacacacacccgggagatagagaaagagagactgagacagacatagagagacagagacacagagagagacacacacacagagacagagacagatagaggttgacacattccacacacacacacacacacacacacacacacacacacacacacgcccacgcagcATTCAACCCCCTAACCTTCCTGGCAATCTCACCCCGACcccaacttgtgtgtgtgtgtgtgtgtgtgtgtgtgtgtgtgtgtgtgtgcgtgtgtgtgtgtgtgagagacaattAGCGCAGCCGAGAGAGATAAGCCAAGAGCG from Babylonia areolata isolate BAREFJ2019XMU chromosome 33, ASM4173473v1, whole genome shotgun sequence encodes the following:
- the LOC143276823 gene encoding uncharacterized protein LOC143276823; protein product: MTSLIMDHNHLSLIGPHAFTNSSLLAFQLSSNLLRRFPGEALKTLPRQIGALYLSDNLIATIGSGEASGLNIRSLNLANNPMKTVEAGAFTGTSVSGVFDLRGTELTSLPADVDPALSAGTRLSLAGLVGWECGCDSLWLSQFLSGSAGSSEPTCGSTGRGMGDSLGDIENLSSYQHNSYYNHRDNSHDTYHHYHPCYTNDCFNYHHHHLHIAILSHTFNTQHANNNYDNSNKGTKHFHTFSVSNPNHRNCGGDHGAGCLFRAQQHSGTASHHHDHHCAKFEQFQNQYPRYPDNTDIAINVHAASDDDDHHHSYASEDRISFNTNDVVFPADFNAFRCSHDSLYPSRAVISLSKHFVDVPSHHHHHHHHLSTTPSHPTSPPSSNNNNNDNNNDNNSDDGIDTAELGLIVGTAMATSVALTAMVLAICVIRMVKNAMTQAAGQTTASSNTGKLKDVEKGQKANSDQRLDPETPRPRSDQNADNALQSDAFFQSSSPAQNGLPPYSSRPPPFPRPVWMPKRVNPA